One stretch of Brevibacillus laterosporus DNA includes these proteins:
- a CDS encoding glycosyl transferase — MARALYISMLGEGHVNPTLGLVSDLVKRGEQIVYYSSNKFQEKIEKTGATFRPINQEAQRKLQESSHLLNSQPEEYLLQFLSALEMITDSVLDEISKETYDYILYDAQSLTGQWVAHQCRLLSIATWTTFAFSQDPQVNMELTGTSDMKRKQERLAMIQAFLRLEEIEKRKKHLENKYEVPLPGNFLLSPGSGDLNIVFTSSYFQRNSQNFKDNYIFVGPSITESSNLGDFPIDSLKEKCVIFISMGTIVSKQSDLYQKCFEALKDLDVKVVLSIGRELTVEQLGDVPDNFIVRNYVPQLDVLRQTDVFISHCGMNSTSESLYFEVPLVMLPMINDQPMVAHRVKELGAGTMLNIKQLSCEDLKQAVNEVLQNPVYKEKAKIISQSFRDAGGYDKASDEVLKFTRLIQNI, encoded by the coding sequence ATGGCACGAGCACTTTACATCAGTATGCTTGGGGAAGGTCATGTAAATCCAACGTTGGGGTTAGTTAGCGATTTAGTAAAACGTGGGGAACAGATTGTCTATTATTCATCAAATAAATTTCAGGAGAAAATTGAAAAAACAGGTGCTACGTTTCGCCCCATTAATCAAGAAGCACAGAGAAAGCTTCAAGAGAGCAGTCATCTTTTGAACTCACAGCCAGAAGAATATTTACTACAATTTCTGAGTGCATTGGAGATGATAACGGATTCTGTTTTGGATGAAATCTCCAAAGAAACGTATGATTATATTTTATATGATGCTCAATCGTTAACAGGACAATGGGTTGCTCATCAATGTAGGTTATTATCTATTGCCACTTGGACCACGTTTGCCTTCTCACAAGACCCACAAGTAAACATGGAACTTACAGGAACAAGTGATATGAAACGGAAACAAGAACGGTTGGCCATGATACAAGCGTTTTTACGATTGGAAGAAATAGAAAAACGCAAAAAACACTTAGAAAATAAGTATGAAGTTCCGTTACCCGGAAACTTTTTGCTCAGTCCAGGCTCAGGTGATCTAAATATTGTTTTCACTTCTTCTTATTTTCAGAGAAATAGCCAGAATTTCAAGGATAACTATATTTTTGTAGGTCCGTCAATTACTGAAAGTAGTAACCTAGGGGATTTTCCAATTGATTCACTAAAAGAAAAGTGTGTTATTTTCATCTCTATGGGAACAATCGTATCCAAACAATCTGATCTTTATCAAAAATGCTTCGAAGCTTTAAAAGACTTGGATGTTAAAGTGGTACTTAGTATAGGGCGGGAACTAACCGTGGAACAACTGGGAGATGTACCAGATAACTTTATTGTTCGCAATTATGTCCCTCAATTGGATGTACTCCGTCAAACGGATGTTTTTATAAGCCATTGTGGAATGAATAGTACAAGTGAATCACTTTATTTTGAAGTGCCTTTAGTTATGCTCCCAATGATAAATGATCAACCTATGGTGGCTCATCGAGTAAAAGAACTTGGTGCAGGGACTATGTTAAATATCAAGCAGCTATCTTGCGAGGATTTAAAACAAGCTGTTAACGAAGTTTTGCAAAATCCGGTTTATAAGGAAAAAGCAAAAATAATTAGTCAATCATTCCGTGATGCAGGAGGGTATGACAAAGCATCTGATGAAGTTTTGAAATTTACTCGTTTGATCCAAAACATTTGA
- a CDS encoding ankyrin repeat domain-containing protein, giving the protein MKRIVWLILFLIVIAGSALIIDNSPKEHITYNDQYDDVFNPKEFLKAARDGDLIKVEFFIVHNINPNVTNTDGRTALYYAALEKNYEIGNLLLDNNADPNIKDYYEGSPLTIAKGYNDQKLIEILVNKGAID; this is encoded by the coding sequence ATGAAGAGGATAGTTTGGTTAATACTTTTTCTCATTGTAATCGCGGGGAGTGCATTAATTATCGATAATTCTCCAAAAGAACATATTACTTACAATGACCAATACGATGATGTATTTAATCCAAAAGAGTTTCTAAAAGCTGCAAGAGATGGTGATCTAATTAAGGTTGAATTTTTTATTGTTCATAATATTAATCCGAATGTTACAAATACTGATGGCAGAACAGCTCTCTATTATGCTGCACTTGAAAAGAACTATGAAATAGGAAATTTATTACTTGATAACAATGCAGATCCAAATATAAAAGACTATTACGAAGGATCACCCCTTACAATTGCAAAAGGATACAATGATCAGAAATTAATAGAAATACTTGTTAATAAGGGAGCAATTGATTGA
- a CDS encoding bacteriocin uviB, with product MEEMIYKAVVSQGPFVALFVWLLFSTKKEGRDRETRLVKQAQTREEKLMEHNERMVIHLERNTATLQQIERSLNGLENDIHELKEKVG from the coding sequence ATGGAAGAAATGATTTACAAGGCAGTGGTATCCCAAGGACCGTTTGTGGCTTTGTTTGTATGGCTGCTGTTTTCTACGAAAAAAGAAGGAAGAGACCGCGAAACCCGATTGGTTAAACAAGCTCAGACACGCGAAGAAAAACTCATGGAACATAATGAACGGATGGTTATTCATTTGGAGCGTAATACAGCTACATTGCAACAGATTGAGCGCAGTTTAAATGGGCTAGAGAACGATATTCATGAACTAAAAGAAAAGGTGGGATAA
- a CDS encoding XkdX family protein has translation MRFWSLAYRCNWITAEKLRGAVKTDDYRFGEITPEEYK, from the coding sequence GTGCGATTTTGGTCACTCGCGTATAGATGCAATTGGATTACTGCTGAAAAACTACGTGGAGCGGTAAAGACAGACGATTACCGATTTGGTGAGATAACGCCAGAGGAATACAAATAA